In the Streptomyces fradiae ATCC 10745 = DSM 40063 genome, one interval contains:
- a CDS encoding ABC transporter ATP-binding protein yields the protein MIRFENVTVTYEGSAAPTLRDLDLHVPEGELVLLVGPSGVGKSTLLGAVSGLVPHFTGGTLRGRVTVGGRDTRTHRPRELADVVGTVGQDPAAHFVTDVVEDELAYGMESLGLPPAVMRRRVEETLDLLGLAPLRDRPIATLSGGQRQRVAIGSVLTTHPRVLVLDEPTSALDPAAAEEVLAVLQRLVHDLGTTVLMAEHRLERVVQYADRVVLLREPGAPPVVGPPAEVMRVSPVYPPVVGLSRLAGWTPPALTVRDARRRAGALRERLADRVRETAREPVREAVRAGAWTGTAGSPDVAEAAGPGTAAVPADGTAPGTTGAAAGTADAATNAAAGTATGTAGSGAAVPASSPAPPPSRVRRPSWWPPRLRAGAGADPDRAAGGRAGDAGPDLARVDRLVVTRGRVEALRGVDLGVRPGETVALMGRNGAGKSTLLGALVGMVAPVSGRVLVAGLAPHRTPPAELIREAGLVPQEPRDLLYADTVAAECAAADADAEAEPGTCRALVAGLLPGVPDDTHPRDLSEGQRLALALAVVLTGRPRLLLLDEPTRGLDYAAKARLVEVLRRLAAEGHAIVMATHDVELAAELAHRVVILAEGEVVADGPTHEVVVSSPAFAPQVAKVLAPQPWLTVAQVEAAL from the coding sequence GTGATCCGCTTCGAGAACGTCACGGTGACCTACGAGGGCTCCGCCGCGCCGACCCTGCGCGACCTGGACCTGCACGTCCCGGAGGGCGAGCTGGTCCTGCTCGTCGGCCCGTCCGGCGTCGGGAAGTCCACGCTGCTGGGCGCCGTCTCCGGGCTCGTCCCGCACTTCACGGGCGGCACCCTGCGGGGCCGTGTGACGGTCGGCGGGCGGGACACCCGCACGCACCGGCCGCGCGAGCTGGCCGACGTGGTGGGCACCGTCGGCCAGGACCCGGCCGCGCACTTCGTCACCGACGTGGTGGAGGACGAGCTGGCCTACGGCATGGAGTCGCTGGGCCTGCCGCCCGCCGTGATGCGGCGGCGCGTCGAGGAGACCCTCGACCTGCTGGGCCTCGCGCCGCTGCGGGACCGGCCCATCGCCACCCTGTCGGGCGGGCAGCGGCAGCGCGTGGCCATCGGCTCCGTCCTCACCACGCACCCGCGCGTCCTCGTGCTGGACGAGCCCACGTCCGCGCTCGACCCGGCCGCCGCCGAGGAGGTGCTGGCCGTCCTCCAGCGGCTCGTGCACGACCTGGGCACGACCGTGCTGATGGCCGAGCACCGGCTGGAGCGGGTGGTGCAGTACGCGGACCGGGTGGTGCTGCTGCGGGAGCCGGGCGCCCCGCCGGTGGTGGGGCCTCCGGCGGAGGTCATGCGGGTGTCGCCCGTGTACCCGCCGGTGGTCGGCCTGTCCCGGCTGGCCGGCTGGACCCCGCCGGCCCTGACGGTCCGCGACGCGCGCCGCCGGGCGGGCGCCCTGCGCGAGCGCCTGGCCGACCGGGTGCGGGAGACGGCACGGGAGCCGGTACGGGAGGCGGTACGGGCGGGGGCGTGGACCGGGACGGCCGGGTCGCCGGACGTCGCGGAGGCGGCGGGCCCGGGTACGGCGGCGGTCCCGGCGGACGGCACGGCGCCCGGTACGACCGGCGCGGCAGCCGGTACGGCCGACGCGGCGACCAACGCGGCAGCCGGTACGGCGACCGGCACGGCCGGCAGCGGCGCGGCCGTACCCGCCTCGTCTCCCGCCCCGCCTCCGTCCCGCGTGCGGCGCCCCTCCTGGTGGCCGCCGCGCCTCCGTGCCGGGGCCGGCGCGGACCCGGACCGGGCGGCCGGTGGGCGCGCCGGCGACGCGGGCCCGGACCTGGCGCGCGTGGACCGGCTCGTGGTCACCCGGGGGCGCGTGGAGGCGCTGCGCGGCGTCGACCTGGGCGTGCGGCCCGGCGAGACGGTGGCGCTCATGGGCCGCAACGGGGCGGGCAAGTCGACCCTGCTCGGCGCGCTCGTCGGCATGGTCGCCCCGGTCTCCGGCCGCGTCCTCGTGGCCGGTCTCGCCCCGCACCGCACCCCGCCCGCCGAGCTGATCCGGGAGGCCGGGCTCGTCCCGCAGGAGCCGCGCGACCTGCTGTACGCCGACACGGTCGCCGCCGAGTGCGCGGCGGCCGACGCGGACGCCGAGGCCGAGCCGGGCACCTGCCGCGCCCTGGTGGCCGGGCTGCTGCCGGGCGTACCGGACGACACCCATCCGCGGGACCTGTCGGAGGGGCAGCGGCTCGCCCTGGCCCTGGCCGTCGTGCTGACCGGCCGGCCCCGGCTGCTGCTCCTCGACGAGCCGACGCGGGGGCTGGACTACGCGGCGAAGGCCCGGCTGGTGGAGGTGCTGCGGCGCCTCGCGGCCGAGGGGCACGCCATCGTGATGGCCACGCACGACGTGGAGCTGGCGGCGGAGCTGGCGCACCGGGTGGTGATCCTCGCCGAGGGCGAGGTGGTCGCGGACGGGCCGACGCACGAGGTGGTCGTGTCGTCGCCCGCGTTCGCCCCGCAGGTGGCGAAGGTCCTGGCCCCGCAGCCGTGGCTGACCGTCGCCCAGGTGGAGGCGGCGCTGTGA
- a CDS encoding O-methyltransferase, whose translation MTQHTHRAQAPEDLQAGWTAVDAYLTDQLAPGDETLDAALAASDEAGLPKIAVAPNQGKLLHLLARVQGARTILEIGTLGGYSTIWLARALPPDGRLISLEYDPAHAELARLNLDRAGLNEVAAVRTGAALDTLPKLEAEGAGPFDLVFIDADKKNNPRYVEWALRLTRPGSVIVVDNVVRGGRVVDAESSDEAILGTREMFDLVARDPRLDATAIQTVGSKGYDGLLIARVVS comes from the coding sequence ATGACTCAGCACACGCACCGCGCCCAGGCCCCCGAGGACCTCCAGGCCGGCTGGACCGCCGTCGACGCGTACCTCACCGACCAGCTCGCCCCCGGCGACGAGACGCTCGACGCCGCCCTCGCCGCGAGCGACGAGGCGGGCCTGCCGAAGATCGCCGTCGCCCCCAACCAGGGCAAGCTCCTGCACCTGCTGGCCCGCGTCCAGGGCGCCCGCACGATCCTGGAGATCGGCACGCTCGGCGGGTACAGCACCATCTGGCTGGCGCGGGCGCTGCCGCCGGACGGCCGCCTGATCTCCCTGGAGTACGACCCCGCGCACGCCGAGCTGGCCCGGCTCAACCTGGACCGCGCCGGGCTGAACGAGGTGGCGGCGGTCCGCACGGGCGCCGCCCTCGACACCCTGCCGAAGCTGGAGGCCGAGGGGGCGGGCCCCTTCGACCTGGTCTTCATCGACGCCGACAAGAAGAACAACCCGCGCTACGTCGAGTGGGCGCTGCGCCTGACCCGGCCGGGCAGTGTGATCGTCGTCGACAACGTGGTGCGCGGCGGCCGGGTCGTGGACGCGGAGTCGTCCGACGAGGCCATCCTCGGCACGCGCGAGATGTTCGACCTGGTCGCGCGCGACCCCCGGCTGGACGCGACGGCGATCCAGACGGTCGGCTCCAAGGGCTACGACGGCCTGCTGATCGCCCGGGTGGTGTCCTGA
- a CDS encoding CbiQ family ECF transporter T component codes for MRLRAPEAHRSNAVHAGAWWLWALGLAVAASRTTNPLLLGLVVGVAGYVVAARRTDAPWARSYGAFLKLGLAVLVVRVLFSTLLGSPIPGAHVLFTLPEVPLPDWARGVRLGGRVTAEQLVFALYDGAKLAAMLVCVGAANALASPARLLKSLPGALYEAGVAVVVAMTFAPNLVADVARLRTARRLRGRPTGGVRAVLQIGLPVLEGALERSVAVAASMDARGYGRTAAVPPAVRHVTTALTLGGLLGVCAGMYGLLAVEGAGYGVPLLAGGVAAALAGLWLGGRRTPRTRYRPDRWGPRTWLVAASGPAVAALLVWASTGPAGEALRPGVTPLTAPELPLWPALALLAGLLPAFVAPVPHTPGAPPHAPGAPPSAPDAPHTRKTAEEPR; via the coding sequence ATGAGGCTGCGCGCCCCCGAGGCCCACCGCTCCAACGCCGTGCACGCGGGCGCCTGGTGGCTGTGGGCCCTCGGCCTCGCCGTCGCCGCGTCCCGCACCACCAATCCGCTGCTGCTCGGCCTCGTCGTCGGCGTCGCCGGGTACGTGGTCGCCGCGCGCCGCACCGACGCGCCCTGGGCCCGCTCGTACGGGGCCTTCCTCAAGCTGGGCCTGGCCGTCCTGGTGGTGCGGGTGCTGTTCTCCACCCTGCTCGGCTCCCCCATCCCCGGCGCGCACGTGCTGTTCACGCTGCCCGAGGTGCCGCTGCCCGACTGGGCGCGCGGGGTGCGGCTCGGCGGCCGGGTCACGGCCGAGCAGCTGGTCTTCGCCCTGTACGACGGGGCGAAGCTGGCGGCGATGCTCGTCTGCGTGGGCGCCGCGAACGCGCTCGCCAGCCCCGCGCGGCTGCTGAAGTCCCTGCCGGGCGCGCTGTACGAGGCGGGGGTCGCCGTGGTCGTCGCGATGACGTTCGCGCCGAACCTGGTCGCCGACGTGGCGCGGCTGCGGACCGCCCGGCGGCTGCGCGGGCGCCCCACGGGCGGGGTGCGGGCGGTCCTCCAGATCGGGCTGCCCGTCCTGGAGGGCGCGCTGGAGCGGTCGGTGGCGGTGGCCGCGTCGATGGACGCGCGCGGGTACGGGCGTACGGCCGCCGTCCCGCCCGCCGTACGGCACGTGACGACCGCGCTCACGCTGGGCGGCCTGCTCGGGGTGTGCGCGGGCATGTACGGACTGCTCGCCGTCGAGGGCGCCGGGTACGGGGTGCCGCTGCTGGCCGGGGGCGTCGCGGCGGCGCTGGCCGGGCTGTGGCTGGGCGGGCGCCGCACGCCCCGCACCCGCTACCGGCCCGACCGGTGGGGCCCGCGCACCTGGCTGGTCGCCGCGTCGGGACCGGCGGTGGCCGCGCTGCTCGTGTGGGCGTCCACCGGGCCGGCGGGGGAGGCGCTGCGGCCCGGCGTCACCCCGCTGACCGCGCCCGAGCTGCCCCTGTGGCCCGCCCTCGCCCTCCTGGCCGGCCTGCTGCCCGCGTTCGTCGCGCCCGTACCGCACACACCGGGCGCGCCGCCGCACGCACCGGGCGCGCCGCCGTCCGCACCCGACGCCCCGCACACCCGCAAGACCGCCGAGGAGCCCCGGTGA
- a CDS encoding transglycosylase SLT domain-containing protein, with amino-acid sequence MFRSIASRSSALSKSAAAAATVLLGASGAVMAVTAPASAAPASAEAVAKKMVPAGQYQCFSKIVERESGWDHTATNASSGAYGLVQALPASKMATAGSDWKTNPATQIEWGLDYMNDRYGSPCAAWDFWQKNHWY; translated from the coding sequence GTGTTCCGCTCCATCGCCAGCCGCTCCTCCGCCCTCAGCAAGTCCGCCGCCGCCGCAGCCACCGTGCTGCTGGGCGCCTCGGGCGCCGTGATGGCGGTGACGGCCCCGGCCTCGGCCGCGCCCGCCTCGGCGGAGGCCGTCGCCAAGAAGATGGTCCCGGCCGGCCAGTACCAGTGCTTCAGCAAGATCGTCGAGCGCGAGTCCGGCTGGGACCACACCGCGACGAACGCCTCCTCCGGCGCGTACGGCCTGGTCCAGGCCCTCCCGGCGTCGAAGATGGCGACCGCGGGCTCCGACTGGAAGACCAACCCCGCCACGCAGATCGAGTGGGGCCTGGACTACATGAACGACCGCTACGGCAGCCCCTGCGCCGCGTGGGACTTCTGGCAGAAGAACCACTGGTACTGA
- a CDS encoding SCO2322 family protein — MAVLAGVPAAAGTAHAAGYRYWSFWEGGDGKSATWAYATQGPATLRPADGAVNGYRFAVSTDGADADRPRQAPDFAAICAGTPAAPGTKRVALVVDFGVPADAPAGEAPPGPRTACARVAPDATAAEALAAVAAPLRYNSQALLCGISGYPRQGCGEQVDTAARPSSPPDPASSAPGATAGAGTTAGPGATATPDGATASGGRGPSLGLYAGAAAVVALGAAALVRARRHGRR; from the coding sequence CTGGCCGTGCTGGCCGGGGTGCCCGCCGCGGCCGGCACCGCGCACGCCGCCGGCTACCGGTACTGGTCCTTCTGGGAGGGCGGCGACGGCAAGTCCGCGACCTGGGCGTACGCCACACAGGGCCCGGCCACCCTCCGCCCCGCCGACGGCGCCGTCAACGGCTACCGGTTCGCGGTCAGCACCGACGGCGCGGACGCCGACCGGCCCCGGCAGGCACCCGACTTCGCGGCGATCTGCGCCGGCACCCCGGCCGCACCGGGCACCAAGCGGGTCGCGCTCGTCGTCGACTTCGGCGTCCCCGCCGACGCCCCGGCCGGGGAGGCACCGCCCGGCCCGCGCACCGCCTGCGCGCGCGTGGCGCCCGACGCGACCGCCGCGGAGGCCCTGGCCGCCGTCGCCGCGCCGCTGCGCTACAACAGCCAGGCCCTGCTCTGCGGCATCTCCGGCTACCCGAGGCAGGGCTGCGGCGAGCAGGTGGACACCGCGGCCCGCCCCTCCTCGCCGCCCGACCCGGCGTCGTCCGCACCGGGCGCCACGGCCGGAGCCGGCACCACCGCCGGGCCCGGTGCCACGGCCACGCCGGACGGCGCCACCGCCTCCGGCGGCCGGGGCCCCTCCCTGGGCCTGTACGCCGGGGCCGCCGCCGTCGTGGCGCTCGGCGCCGCCGCCCTCGTACGGGCCCGGCGGCACGGCCGCCGATGA
- a CDS encoding ECF transporter S component, translated as MTAPAPAAPAARERRASRPVRLGPRSVAALVLISAVGVAAFGWPLLADGGSGLAEAHAALAPWLFAGLLPLLVAVVVATIADSGMDAKAVAMLGVLAAVGAALRPLGAGTAGLEPMFFLMVLSGRVLGPGFGFVLGAVTMFASALLTGGVGPWMPYQMLSMAWFTMGAGLLPGSGEARTGRRGRTGWRGHLGRRVRLGRRGGPDRPGPAATGPRGLRGRGELLMLAAYGAVASFAYGTAMNLQGWVLTLPEGSSGIAFHAGEPVHENLVRFAAFCLATSMGWDLGRAVLTVVLTLTIGSSVLKALRRATRRAAFEAHVTFEGSEKPHPAHSGVRRPTGPTSHTTPPSGLPAPSAGGPSSRGDLR; from the coding sequence GTGACCGCCCCCGCGCCCGCCGCGCCCGCCGCCCGTGAGCGGCGCGCGTCGCGGCCCGTGCGGCTGGGGCCCCGGTCGGTCGCCGCGCTGGTGCTGATCAGCGCCGTCGGGGTGGCGGCGTTCGGCTGGCCGCTGCTCGCGGACGGCGGGTCCGGCCTGGCGGAGGCGCACGCGGCGCTCGCGCCGTGGCTGTTCGCCGGGCTGCTGCCGCTGCTCGTGGCGGTGGTCGTGGCGACCATCGCCGACTCGGGCATGGACGCCAAGGCGGTCGCGATGCTCGGCGTCCTCGCGGCGGTGGGCGCCGCGCTGCGCCCGCTGGGCGCGGGGACGGCGGGCCTGGAGCCCATGTTCTTCCTGATGGTGCTGAGCGGGCGGGTGCTGGGGCCGGGCTTCGGCTTCGTGCTGGGGGCCGTGACGATGTTCGCGTCGGCGCTGCTGACGGGCGGGGTCGGGCCGTGGATGCCGTACCAGATGCTGTCGATGGCGTGGTTCACGATGGGCGCCGGACTGCTGCCGGGGTCCGGCGAGGCCCGCACGGGCCGGCGGGGGCGCACCGGGTGGCGGGGGCACCTGGGCCGGAGGGTGCGCCTGGGCCGCAGGGGCGGCCCGGACCGGCCGGGCCCGGCGGCGACGGGGCCACGGGGCCTGCGCGGCCGGGGCGAGCTGCTGATGCTCGCCGCGTACGGGGCGGTGGCGTCGTTCGCGTACGGGACGGCGATGAACCTCCAGGGGTGGGTGCTGACCCTGCCGGAGGGCTCCAGCGGCATCGCCTTCCACGCGGGCGAGCCGGTCCACGAGAACCTGGTGCGGTTCGCCGCGTTCTGCCTGGCCACGTCCATGGGGTGGGACCTGGGGCGGGCGGTGCTCACCGTGGTGCTCACGCTGACCATCGGATCGTCGGTGCTCAAGGCCCTCCGGCGTGCGACTCGACGGGCGGCCTTCGAGGCCCACGTCACATTCGAAGGCAGCGAAAAGCCTCATCCTGCGCATTCCGGGGTGAGGCGCCCCACAGGACCTACCTCACATACGACCCCGCCTAGTGGGCTTCCGGCCCCCTCGGCCGGGGGCCCCTCTTCCCGCGGCGACCTGCGCTGA
- a CDS encoding prenyltransferase/squalene oxidase repeat-containing protein encodes MTTVRRGATALAATAVLCAAGAGAVAPTALAAPSPAPSAPSSPAASPEASAPDTSEAPAAPAAPSSPAAPAVPAGLYGTKDPTYDGVWRQSLAFLAQQSTGVEPAPQAVAWLLGQQCADGGFPSFRADTTGPCPAGVPLDTNATAVALHALKGVDSHADKTVKARENALAWLKRAQNADGGWGYNPGSPSDANSTSLVIGALAGTGEEPGQVRPASGKTPYDALLTFALPCTAKPGGGAFAYQPEKDGTLRANGDATAAAALAGLGKHLLVRGVTPEQKPACEDAERPTAERAARNGAAYLAGVIGRSGHLTLPPMPGASAPADQPDVGNTADAVLALAAAGHREAASTGLAWLEKNGAAWAKEGGPAAYAQLILAAHTAGGDPRDFGGADLVRQLNATGPAPASVPDAAPEKAEERQEGQEESSGFPAWLLVAVFLVAGIGIGFLLSGRRKRQP; translated from the coding sequence ATGACCACCGTCCGCCGCGGCGCCACGGCGCTCGCCGCCACCGCCGTGCTGTGCGCGGCCGGCGCGGGAGCAGTGGCCCCCACCGCGCTCGCCGCCCCGTCGCCCGCCCCGTCCGCCCCGTCGTCCCCGGCGGCCTCCCCCGAGGCGTCCGCTCCGGACACCTCGGAAGCCCCCGCCGCCCCCGCCGCCCCCTCGTCGCCCGCCGCGCCGGCCGTGCCCGCCGGGCTGTACGGCACCAAGGACCCCACGTACGACGGGGTGTGGCGGCAGTCGCTGGCCTTCCTCGCCCAGCAGTCGACCGGTGTCGAACCGGCCCCGCAGGCCGTGGCGTGGCTCCTGGGCCAGCAGTGCGCCGACGGCGGCTTCCCGTCCTTCCGCGCCGACACCACCGGGCCCTGCCCCGCCGGCGTGCCCCTCGACACCAACGCCACCGCCGTCGCCCTGCACGCCCTGAAGGGCGTCGACAGCCACGCGGACAAGACCGTCAAGGCCCGCGAGAACGCCCTCGCGTGGCTCAAGCGGGCGCAGAACGCGGACGGCGGCTGGGGCTACAACCCCGGCTCCCCCAGCGACGCCAACTCCACCTCCCTCGTGATCGGCGCCCTCGCGGGCACCGGCGAGGAGCCCGGCCAGGTCCGTCCCGCCTCCGGCAAGACCCCGTACGACGCCCTGCTCACGTTCGCGCTGCCCTGCACCGCGAAGCCGGGCGGCGGCGCCTTCGCCTACCAGCCCGAGAAGGACGGCACCCTCCGCGCCAACGGCGACGCCACGGCCGCCGCCGCCCTCGCCGGGCTCGGCAAGCACCTGCTGGTGCGCGGTGTCACCCCGGAGCAGAAGCCCGCCTGCGAGGACGCGGAGCGGCCGACCGCCGAGCGGGCCGCCCGCAACGGCGCCGCGTACCTGGCGGGGGTCATCGGCCGGAGCGGCCACCTCACCCTGCCGCCCATGCCCGGCGCGAGCGCCCCGGCCGACCAGCCCGACGTGGGCAACACCGCCGACGCCGTCCTCGCCCTGGCCGCCGCCGGGCACCGCGAGGCCGCGTCCACGGGCCTCGCGTGGCTGGAGAAGAACGGCGCCGCCTGGGCGAAGGAGGGCGGGCCCGCCGCGTACGCCCAGCTCATCCTGGCCGCGCACACCGCCGGGGGCGACCCGCGCGACTTCGGCGGCGCCGACCTCGTACGGCAGCTCAACGCGACCGGCCCGGCGCCCGCCTCCGTCCCCGACGCCGCGCCGGAGAAGGCCGAGGAGCGGCAGGAGGGGCAGGAGGAGTCGTCCGGCTTCCCGGCCTGGCTGCTCGTGGCGGTGTTCCTGGTCGCGGGCATAGGCATCGGCTTCCTGCTGAGCGGACGCAGGAAGCGGCAGCCGTGA
- a CDS encoding MDR family MFS transporter encodes MTRPVTTPATGPAPGEGFDRRAVLVPIGALLLGMLLAALDQTIVSTALPTIVSELGGMDHLSWVVTAYMLAATAATPLWGKLGDQYGRKKLFQTAIVIFLAGSVLCGAAQDMPQLIAYRAVQGLGGGGLMVLSMAIVGDLVPPRDRGRYQGVFGAVFGATSVLGPLLGGVFTEHLTWRWVFYVNVPVGVVALFVIAAALHIPVHRTPHRIDYLGTFLIASVATCLVLVTSLGGTTWAWGDARIIGLAVLGAVLLALFVRVERRAAEPVLPPRLFRYRTFVLVSAISFVIGFAMFGAMTYLPTFLQVVQGVSPTMSGVHLLPMVLGMLITSTASGQIVSRTGRWKVFPLAGTALTTVGLLLLHRLQPASPTWETSLYFFVFGAGLGLVMQVLVLVAQNAVGYEDLGVATSGTTFFRSIGASFGVAVFGTVFTGRLTGKLDAALSGQDLPPGVDAHTVATDPRAIAQLPPALRPAALDAYSTAITDVFLYASPVVLLAFAIAWLLREDPLRGSVTAPDPSETLASNPVERSSYEEVARALSVLGSREGRKEVYATITARAGLDLLPASSWLVLRIRKHGTVEPARLAEAANVPIRAVTEATRQVEERGLARREGLQLMLTDDGVEAAARLAHAREESLAELLGDWWGPDRPTDLTHLVEELTAELCGSTRERPRTAPPPPDHRA; translated from the coding sequence ATGACGCGGCCAGTCACCACCCCGGCCACCGGCCCCGCACCCGGCGAGGGGTTCGACCGGCGCGCCGTCCTGGTGCCCATCGGGGCGCTGCTGCTGGGCATGCTGCTCGCCGCGCTCGACCAGACCATCGTGTCGACCGCCCTGCCGACGATCGTCAGCGAACTCGGCGGCATGGACCACCTGTCATGGGTCGTCACCGCCTACATGCTGGCCGCCACCGCCGCCACCCCCCTGTGGGGCAAGCTCGGCGACCAGTACGGGCGCAAGAAGCTGTTCCAGACGGCGATCGTCATCTTCCTCGCCGGGTCCGTGCTGTGCGGCGCCGCGCAGGACATGCCGCAGCTCATCGCGTACCGCGCCGTCCAGGGGCTGGGCGGCGGCGGGCTGATGGTGCTCTCCATGGCGATCGTCGGCGACCTGGTCCCGCCCCGCGACCGGGGCCGCTACCAGGGCGTCTTCGGCGCCGTGTTCGGGGCGACCAGCGTCCTCGGGCCGCTCCTCGGCGGGGTCTTCACCGAACACCTGACATGGCGCTGGGTGTTCTACGTCAACGTGCCCGTCGGCGTCGTCGCCCTCTTCGTCATCGCCGCCGCGCTGCACATCCCGGTCCACCGCACCCCGCACCGCATCGACTACCTCGGCACCTTCCTCATCGCGTCCGTCGCGACCTGCCTCGTCCTCGTCACCTCGCTCGGCGGCACCACCTGGGCGTGGGGCGACGCGCGGATCATCGGCCTGGCCGTCCTCGGCGCCGTGCTCCTCGCGCTGTTCGTCCGCGTCGAGCGGCGGGCCGCCGAACCGGTGCTGCCGCCGCGGCTGTTCCGCTACCGCACCTTCGTCCTCGTCTCCGCCATCAGCTTCGTCATCGGCTTCGCGATGTTCGGCGCCATGACCTACCTGCCGACCTTCCTCCAGGTCGTCCAGGGCGTCAGCCCCACCATGTCCGGGGTGCACCTGCTGCCGATGGTGCTCGGCATGCTGATCACCTCCACGGCGTCCGGGCAGATCGTCAGCCGCACCGGCCGCTGGAAGGTCTTCCCGCTCGCCGGTACCGCCCTCACCACCGTCGGGCTGCTGCTCCTGCACCGGCTCCAGCCGGCCAGCCCCACCTGGGAGACGAGCCTGTACTTCTTCGTCTTCGGCGCCGGGCTCGGCCTGGTCATGCAGGTCCTGGTGCTGGTCGCGCAGAACGCCGTCGGCTACGAGGACCTGGGCGTCGCCACCTCCGGCACCACCTTCTTCCGCTCCATCGGCGCGTCCTTCGGCGTGGCCGTCTTCGGTACCGTCTTCACCGGCCGCCTCACCGGGAAGCTGGACGCCGCCCTGTCCGGGCAGGACCTCCCGCCCGGCGTGGACGCCCACACCGTCGCCACCGACCCGCGCGCCATCGCGCAACTGCCGCCCGCCCTGCGCCCGGCCGCGCTCGACGCGTACTCCACCGCCATCACGGACGTCTTCCTGTACGCGTCACCCGTCGTGCTGCTGGCCTTCGCCATCGCCTGGCTGCTGCGCGAGGACCCGCTGCGCGGCTCCGTCACCGCGCCCGACCCGAGCGAGACCCTCGCCTCCAACCCGGTCGAGCGCTCCTCGTACGAGGAGGTCGCCCGCGCCCTGTCGGTGCTCGGCTCCCGCGAGGGCCGCAAGGAGGTGTACGCGACGATCACCGCCCGCGCGGGGCTCGACCTGCTGCCCGCGTCGAGCTGGCTGGTGCTGCGCATCCGCAAGCACGGCACCGTGGAGCCCGCCCGCCTCGCGGAGGCCGCGAACGTGCCGATCAGGGCGGTCACGGAGGCGACCCGGCAGGTGGAGGAGCGGGGTCTGGCCCGCCGCGAGGGCCTTCAGCTCATGCTCACCGACGACGGCGTGGAGGCGGCGGCCCGGCTGGCCCACGCCCGCGAGGAGTCCCTGGCCGAGCTGCTGGGCGACTGGTGGGGGCCGGACCGGCCGACCGACCTCACGCACCTGGTGGAGGAGCTGACCGCCGAGCTGTGCGGCTCGACCCGCGAGCGCCCCAGGACCGCGCCGCCACCCCCGGACCACCGGGCGTGA
- a CDS encoding GNAT family N-acetyltransferase, whose protein sequence is MRPERYDTPDATALRRAYYGDVAGRYWRRPATPEEIDEGLAGDGVEALEPPTGRFLVGRYGGEPAACGGVLLLDAERAELTRVFVRHALRGRGGAALLLAALEEAAVELGARRMVLNTRLDLVEARALYTRHGYREIPAYCEGPYMEVWYGKELVPAG, encoded by the coding sequence ATACGCCCCGAGCGGTACGACACCCCCGACGCGACCGCGCTGCGCCGCGCCTACTACGGCGACGTGGCCGGCCGCTACTGGCGCCGCCCGGCCACCCCCGAGGAGATCGACGAGGGGCTGGCCGGGGACGGCGTGGAGGCCCTGGAGCCGCCGACCGGGCGGTTCCTGGTCGGCCGGTACGGCGGGGAGCCCGCGGCCTGCGGCGGGGTGCTGCTGCTGGACGCCGAGCGGGCGGAGCTGACCCGCGTGTTCGTGCGCCACGCGCTGCGCGGCCGGGGCGGCGCGGCGCTGCTGCTGGCCGCGCTGGAGGAGGCGGCCGTCGAGCTGGGCGCCCGGCGCATGGTGCTCAACACCCGGCTCGACCTGGTGGAGGCCCGCGCCCTGTACACGCGCCACGGCTACCGGGAGATCCCGGCGTACTGCGAGGGGCCGTACATGGAGGTCTGGTACGGCAAGGAACTGGTCCCGGCCGGCTGA